One Nodosilinea sp. FACHB-141 DNA segment encodes these proteins:
- the gcvP gene encoding aminomethyl-transferring glycine dehydrogenase, whose product MTQLFPQTSTVDTATLETNGTAPAAPLSPFTARHLGPTADDTEAMLTALGYATLSELIDATVPTAIRLPHALKLPQGADEATALAQLKTLANQNQVWRSYLGLGYANTFTPAVVQRNVLENPGWYTQYTPYQPEISQGRLEALLNFQTLVTDLTGMEIANASLLDEGTAAAEAMTLAFNARKQKDAKTFWVSAACHPQTIDVVKTRALPLGIEVVVGDHQTLSFDTPVFGVLLQYPATDGVIYNYEDFVTQAHANHALVTVAADLLSLTLLRPPGEFSADIVVGNTQRFGVPLGFGGPHAAFFATRNSFARKLPGRLVGVSKDTYGNPALRLTLQTREQHIRRDAATSNICTAQVLLAIMASMYAVYHGPEGLRAIASRIHYQTQTLAAALTEAGFELGKEPVFDTLRVGVGDRQAAILTRAANHRINLRILDAETLIIALDETVTEADLQDLITVFTGDLNSEFKIQNSNLTHSLTPSLPHALTRTTPYLTHPTFNRYHSETEMLRYLYRLQNKDLSLATAMIPLGSCTMKLNATAEMVPITWPEFGQIHPFAPSEQTPGYRQLFADLETWLAEITGFDGVSLQPNAGAQGEYAGLLVIREYHQQRGDYHRNVCLIPQSAHGTNPASAVMAGMKVVPVACDEDGNIDVTDLQAKAEKHSENLSALMVTYPSTHGVFEAGIAEICAIIHTHGGQVYMDGANMNAQVGLCRPADFGADVCHLNLHKTFCIPHGGGGPGVGPIGVKAHLVPYLPGHSLTSGVGGKQGIGAVTSAPWGSASILPISWMYIAMMGGAGLTRATEIAILNANYIAQRLAGHYDILYTGQNGRVAHECILDVRPFKKSADIGVEDVAKRLIDYGFHPPTMSWPVAGTLMVEPTESEAKAELDRFCDAMIAIREEIRAIETGESDRNNNLLKNAPHTAIDLVSDWDRPYSREQAVFPTPFTRNAKFWPAVNRIDQAYGDRNLICSCAGMDTYSEA is encoded by the coding sequence ATGACGCAACTTTTTCCCCAGACCAGCACCGTTGATACCGCCACTTTAGAGACGAACGGCACCGCGCCTGCTGCCCCCCTTAGCCCCTTTACAGCACGCCATTTGGGGCCAACTGCTGACGATACAGAGGCTATGCTCACGGCCCTGGGCTACGCCACTTTGAGTGAGCTGATTGACGCCACTGTGCCTACGGCAATTCGGCTACCACACGCCCTCAAGCTGCCCCAAGGGGCAGATGAGGCCACAGCTCTAGCCCAGCTCAAAACCCTCGCTAACCAAAATCAAGTGTGGCGGTCATACCTCGGTCTGGGCTATGCCAACACTTTCACACCGGCAGTGGTTCAGCGCAACGTGCTTGAAAATCCCGGCTGGTACACCCAATACACCCCCTACCAGCCCGAAATTTCCCAGGGTCGCCTCGAAGCCCTGCTCAACTTCCAAACCCTGGTCACCGACCTGACCGGCATGGAAATTGCCAACGCCTCCCTGCTCGACGAGGGCACTGCCGCCGCCGAGGCCATGACTTTGGCCTTCAACGCCCGCAAGCAAAAAGATGCCAAAACCTTCTGGGTCTCCGCCGCCTGCCATCCGCAAACCATTGATGTGGTCAAAACCCGTGCCCTTCCCCTCGGCATTGAGGTCGTTGTGGGCGACCACCAAACCCTGAGCTTCGACACTCCAGTGTTTGGGGTGCTGCTGCAATACCCCGCCACCGATGGGGTCATTTACAACTACGAAGACTTTGTCACCCAGGCCCATGCCAACCATGCCCTGGTCACTGTCGCCGCCGACCTGCTCAGCCTGACCCTGCTGCGTCCCCCTGGTGAATTTAGCGCTGACATTGTGGTCGGCAACACCCAGCGCTTTGGGGTGCCCTTGGGCTTTGGCGGCCCCCACGCCGCCTTCTTTGCCACTCGCAACAGCTTTGCTCGCAAATTGCCCGGCCGCTTGGTGGGCGTCTCTAAAGACACCTACGGCAACCCCGCCCTGCGCCTCACCCTGCAAACCCGCGAACAGCACATCCGCCGCGACGCCGCCACCAGCAATATTTGCACCGCTCAGGTACTGCTGGCGATTATGGCCAGCATGTATGCGGTGTATCACGGGCCAGAGGGGTTAAGAGCGATCGCCTCCCGCATCCATTACCAGACCCAAACCCTCGCTGCCGCCCTCACCGAGGCTGGCTTTGAGCTGGGCAAAGAGCCGGTATTTGATACGTTGCGGGTTGGAGTGGGCGATCGCCAAGCTGCCATCCTCACCCGTGCCGCCAATCACCGCATTAACTTGCGCATACTCGACGCTGAAACCCTGATCATCGCCCTCGACGAGACTGTCACCGAAGCAGATCTTCAAGACCTAATCACCGTCTTCACCGGCGATCTAAATTCAGAATTCAAAATTCAAAACTCAAACCTCACTCACTCCCTTACCCCCTCACTCCCCCACGCCCTCACCCGCACCACCCCTTACCTCACCCACCCCACCTTCAACCGCTACCACTCCGAAACGGAGATGTTACGGTACCTCTATCGCCTGCAAAACAAAGATCTTTCCCTAGCAACGGCGATGATTCCGCTGGGGTCATGCACCATGAAGCTCAACGCCACCGCTGAGATGGTGCCCATCACCTGGCCGGAGTTTGGCCAGATTCACCCCTTTGCGCCCAGCGAGCAAACCCCAGGCTATCGGCAGCTGTTCGCCGATTTAGAAACCTGGCTGGCTGAAATTACTGGGTTTGATGGCGTTTCGCTCCAACCCAACGCCGGAGCCCAGGGTGAATACGCGGGCCTGCTAGTGATCCGCGAATATCACCAGCAGCGGGGTGACTACCACCGCAACGTCTGCCTGATTCCCCAGTCGGCCCACGGCACCAACCCCGCCAGCGCAGTCATGGCCGGCATGAAGGTCGTTCCCGTTGCTTGCGACGAAGACGGCAACATCGATGTGACTGACCTACAAGCCAAGGCCGAAAAGCACAGTGAGAATTTGTCAGCGCTGATGGTTACCTACCCCTCCACCCACGGGGTATTTGAGGCGGGCATTGCTGAAATCTGTGCGATCATCCACACCCATGGCGGCCAGGTCTATATGGATGGAGCCAACATGAATGCCCAGGTGGGTCTCTGCCGCCCCGCCGACTTTGGGGCCGATGTCTGCCACCTCAACCTGCACAAAACCTTCTGCATTCCCCACGGGGGCGGCGGGCCGGGAGTTGGCCCAATCGGGGTGAAAGCGCATTTAGTACCTTATCTGCCGGGGCACAGTCTAACGAGCGGCGTCGGCGGCAAGCAGGGCATCGGCGCGGTAACGTCGGCTCCCTGGGGCAGCGCTAGCATTCTGCCGATTTCGTGGATGTACATTGCCATGATGGGCGGCGCGGGGCTAACGCGGGCCACAGAAATTGCCATTCTCAACGCCAACTACATTGCCCAGAGATTAGCGGGGCACTACGACATTCTCTATACCGGGCAGAACGGACGGGTAGCCCACGAGTGCATTCTCGACGTGCGACCCTTTAAAAAGTCGGCGGATATTGGGGTCGAGGATGTGGCCAAACGGCTGATCGACTACGGCTTTCACCCACCCACCATGTCGTGGCCGGTGGCGGGCACGCTGATGGTAGAACCCACCGAAAGTGAAGCAAAGGCAGAGCTAGATCGCTTCTGCGACGCGATGATTGCCATTCGCGAGGAAATTCGCGCGATTGAGACTGGGGAAAGCGATCGCAACAACAACCTGCTGAAAAACGCCCCTCACACGGCGATCGATCTGGTGTCTGACTGGGATCGCCCCTACAGCCGGGAGCAGGCGGTGTTTCCCACGCCGTTTACCCGCAACGCCAAGTTTTGGCCAGCGGTGAACCGCATTGATCAGGCCTACGGCGATCGCAACCTGATTTGCTCCTGCGCCGGAATGGATACCTACAGCGAAGCCTAA
- a CDS encoding alpha/beta fold hydrolase: MAVSVLPAAAGLSEPTSIAMAAQVQVAAINTLLADVAIPTAYVAGTDGGNTPPLLLIPGFDSSLLEFRRLLPLLGSQAWAVDLLGFGFSDRTLIPNLSPGAIKLHLYSFWQQQINRPVVLVGASMGGAAAIDFALTYPEAVAGLVLIDAAGFAAGPAMGNLMVPPLDSWATAFLRSPRVRRSISRQAYFDKTFVTADAELCAALHLQCPGWQEALIAFTKSGGYNFLTTKIPAIACPTLVIWGEQDKILGIKDARRFERAIAGCKLVWIPNCGHVPHLEKPQETAAAIAPFVAQLVPTS, from the coding sequence ATGGCTGTCTCTGTATTGCCCGCCGCTGCGGGGCTAAGTGAACCCACCTCGATCGCAATGGCAGCCCAAGTACAGGTGGCGGCAATCAACACACTGCTCGCTGACGTCGCTATTCCCACAGCCTACGTGGCAGGAACGGATGGCGGCAACACACCGCCTCTGCTGCTGATCCCTGGATTTGACAGCTCGCTGCTTGAGTTTCGCCGGCTGCTGCCGCTGCTGGGCTCCCAAGCCTGGGCCGTCGATTTGCTGGGGTTTGGGTTTAGCGATCGCACTCTCATCCCTAATCTCTCGCCTGGGGCCATCAAGCTGCACCTGTACAGCTTTTGGCAACAGCAGATCAACCGTCCGGTGGTGTTAGTAGGGGCCTCAATGGGCGGGGCCGCCGCCATCGACTTTGCCCTGACCTACCCCGAGGCCGTAGCTGGCCTAGTGCTGATTGATGCCGCTGGCTTTGCCGCTGGCCCTGCCATGGGCAACCTAATGGTGCCGCCACTGGATAGCTGGGCCACGGCCTTTTTGCGCAGTCCTAGGGTGCGGCGTAGCATTAGCCGTCAGGCCTACTTCGACAAAACCTTCGTCACCGCCGATGCAGAACTGTGCGCCGCCCTGCACCTCCAGTGCCCTGGCTGGCAGGAGGCCCTGATTGCCTTCACTAAGAGCGGCGGCTACAACTTTTTGACCACCAAAATTCCCGCAATCGCCTGCCCTACCCTGGTGATCTGGGGCGAGCAGGACAAAATTTTGGGCATAAAAGACGCGCGGCGGTTTGAGCGGGCGATCGCCGGCTGCAAGCTGGTTTGGATTCCCAACTGTGGCCATGTGCCCCACCTGGAAAAACCTCAAGAGACGGCGGCGGCGATCGCCCCTTTTGTCGCCCAACTCGTCCCCACATCCTGA
- a CDS encoding TIGR02281 family clan AA aspartic protease — translation MESARAIASRFMLSTVAFGLVGCGLSVNTLNTLLPVGPAEVSTEASEAATAPEPLVLPIAAESAPVPPAPTPDSFREAVNRATSAVAIGQSAQSKADWQLAASRWQQAINLMEQVPSNSPNHAQAQTKAQEYKQHLTAAQRRATGSIVPAAALAPAPKAVLPAGLAAQIPIQGRQGGTPIVAVTLKGSSGAQTFPMLFDTGATGTLITAEMAQAVGVTIVGAIQARIADGSVVSLPVGYVDAVELGGLRREQVIVAIGGSYGLLGQDVYGEYGIAIGSHQINLHQ, via the coding sequence ATGGAAAGTGCCAGGGCGATCGCAAGTAGGTTCATGCTGTCCACTGTGGCCTTCGGTTTGGTAGGCTGTGGCCTGTCTGTCAATACATTAAATACATTGCTGCCGGTTGGTCCCGCCGAGGTGTCTACTGAGGCCTCTGAGGCGGCTACCGCCCCTGAACCGCTCGTTTTACCCATTGCCGCCGAGTCGGCTCCGGTGCCACCCGCCCCGACCCCAGATTCCTTTCGAGAGGCGGTGAATCGGGCCACTAGCGCTGTCGCCATTGGTCAGTCGGCCCAGTCTAAGGCTGATTGGCAGCTGGCCGCCAGTCGCTGGCAGCAGGCGATCAACCTGATGGAGCAGGTGCCCAGCAACAGCCCCAACCACGCTCAGGCCCAAACCAAGGCCCAGGAGTATAAACAACACCTGACGGCGGCTCAGAGGCGGGCCACGGGTTCTATCGTGCCAGCGGCGGCCCTTGCCCCTGCCCCCAAGGCAGTTTTACCGGCTGGGTTGGCGGCCCAAATCCCGATTCAGGGGCGGCAGGGAGGCACACCGATTGTGGCCGTTACCCTAAAGGGCAGCAGCGGTGCTCAGACCTTCCCCATGCTGTTTGACACCGGGGCCACCGGCACCTTAATTACCGCCGAGATGGCCCAGGCGGTGGGGGTCACCATTGTGGGCGCAATCCAGGCCAGAATCGCTGACGGCAGCGTGGTGAGCCTGCCTGTTGGCTATGTGGATGCCGTGGAATTGGGTGGCCTCCGTCGCGAACAGGTGATAGTCGCTATCGGCGGCAGCTACGGCCTGCTAGGGCAGGACGTCTACGGTGAATATGGCATCGCTATTGGGTCTCACCAGATCAACCTGCACCAGTGA